In the Sandaracinus amylolyticus genome, CGAGCGCGCGCGCCGCACGCCAGCGCGGCTGCGCGCTCGTCGCCTTCACGAGCTGCTCCGCGAGCAGCGCGGTCGACAGGCGATTGTCGACGGTGCCGTGCACGCTCGAGCCCGGATCGACGATCACCATCTTCGGCGCGCTCGCGCACTTCAGCGCGAACGTCTCGCGCTGCTTGCTCACCGGCACGCGGTGCTCTTCGCTGCCCTCGTCGGTCACGACGATCACCGGCAGGTCGAACGAGAAGAGCGGGTGCGGCTCGTGCCCCTTCGCCTGCGCCTGCACCACGGTGAGCTTGAAGACGCCCGACTCGTGCTCGCCCGAGATCTCGAGCTGCGGGTGGCCCGGCTTCATCACCCACTGATCGAAGAACGCCTCGAGCGAGCGGCCCGTCGCGTCCTCGATCGCGCGCATCAGGTCGCGCGTCTCCGCGCCCTTGCCGCGCATGCGCTCGAGGTAGTGCGCGATGCCGCGCCAGAACGCGTCGTCGCCGAGGTGCGAGCGCAGCGCGTGCAGCGTGAGCCCGCCCTTCTGGTAGAGGTGGCGATCGAACACGTCGATCGGCGCCGACCAGATGTTCGTCACGATCGGACGGCGATAACGATCACGATCCTCGTCGAGGTACGTGTCGAGGTCCTGCTCGATCCCGTAGAGGTACGCGTCGGCGCCCTCCGCGTGCTCGCGCCAGACGTGCTCGAGGTACGTCGCGAAGCCCTCGTTGAGCCACGCGTGGCTCCAGTCGCGGCAGGTGACGAGATCGCCGAACCACTGGTGCGCGAGCTCGTGCGAGACGAGCGACTCCATGTCGACGTCGAGCGCGGCGCGCTCGTCGAGCAGCGCGCGATCGAAGAGCGTCGTCGCGCTGGTGTTCTCCATGCCGCCGAAGATGAAGTCGCTCACCACGACCTGCGCGTACTTCACCCACGGGAAGGGCGTGCGCAGCTTCTCCGCGAACACGCGGATCATCTCGGGCGTGCGTCCCAGCGAGCGCTCGATGTGCGCTCCGTCGCCGCGCGGCACGTAGTAGTCGATCGGCAGCGCGCCTTCCTTCGTGTGCGCCTCGTCGAACGCGCCACACGCGAGCGTCACGAGGTACGAGGGATGCGGGTCGCTCTGGCGCCAATGGAACGTCTCGACGCTGCCCGCCGCGCGACGCGACACGAGCTCGCCGTTCGAGAGCGCGAACCATCCCTGCGGCACCGTCGCGATCAGCTCGGTGCGCATGCGCTGGTTCGGATGATCGGCGCAGGGGAACCAGTGGCGGTTGTCCTGGTCCTGGCCCTGCGACCACACCTCGGTCGGCTTCGCGTCGGTTGCGAGGCGCGTGCGCGGCGCGCGACGCGTGACGAAGTAGAGCCCGCGTCGCGGCGTGCACCGATAGCGCACGCGCAGCGTCGCGCCGGCCTCGCCGATCGCGCTCGCGTCGACGCGGATCTCGCGCCCGTCGTAGTGGTGCGCGATCGCGGCCCACTGCCCCTCGCCGCGCGCGAGCTCGACGCTCGAGAGATCGAAGTCGACCGCGTCGAGCGCGACCTCGCGCGCCGCGGGATCGATCCGCTTCACGCGGATCTCGCAGTCGCCGTCGACTGCGCGCGCATCGAGGTCGAGCTCGACGCGCACGACGAGCGACTCGATCGCGAACGGACGCGGGCGACCCCACTGCGGCGCATCGCCGGGGAGCGCGAAGGGCCGGCCACCACCATCGGCGGCGCTCGCCGAGAGCATCAGCTCGTGGCGGTCGGTCCACGAGGCAGCAAGCTCCGCGAGGCCGTGACACGCGCAGAATCGGTGCGACATCCGCGGCGCTTTAGCGCGGCTCGCGCGCGCGTCGCAAGAGCGAGGACGCACGTCCTGCGAGGACGTGCGCACGACGCCTGCTCGAAACGACGGAGACCCTGTCCAGGTCGGCGGCAACCCTACCGAACGGCTTGACGCAAGGCGTCGCGAGCGACGACACTCGGTCGACCGATCCGATGGCGATCCCGCCTCCGAGCGCGCCGGACTCCTCCGGCACGCCCTGCCCGCATTGCGGAGAGCCGCACCCGACCTCGTACACGCACTGCCCGAAGACCGGCAAGGCGCTCACGGTCGGGCGTGCGCTCATCGGCCGTCTCATCGCGGGCAAGTACCGGGTGATCGGTCTGCTCGGCGAGGGCGGGATGGGCGCGGTGTACGTCGCCGAGCACACGCTCATCGGCCGCAAGGTCGCGATCAAGCGCCTCCATCCGGAGCTCGCGCAGGACGAGAAGGCGGTGCAGCGCTTCCAGCGCGAGGCGCGCGCCGCCGCGGCGACCGGCCACGAGCACATCGTCGAGATCCTCGACCTCGGGTTCGCCGAGGACAACGCGCCGTACCTCGTGATGGAGTACCTGCGCGGACAGTCGCTCGCGGCGCTGCTGCGCAAGGAGCACC is a window encoding:
- a CDS encoding M1 family aminopeptidase translates to MSHRFCACHGLAELAASWTDRHELMLSASAADGGGRPFALPGDAPQWGRPRPFAIESLVVRVELDLDARAVDGDCEIRVKRIDPAAREVALDAVDFDLSSVELARGEGQWAAIAHHYDGREIRVDASAIGEAGATLRVRYRCTPRRGLYFVTRRAPRTRLATDAKPTEVWSQGQDQDNRHWFPCADHPNQRMRTELIATVPQGWFALSNGELVSRRAAGSVETFHWRQSDPHPSYLVTLACGAFDEAHTKEGALPIDYYVPRGDGAHIERSLGRTPEMIRVFAEKLRTPFPWVKYAQVVVSDFIFGGMENTSATTLFDRALLDERAALDVDMESLVSHELAHQWFGDLVTCRDWSHAWLNEGFATYLEHVWREHAEGADAYLYGIEQDLDTYLDEDRDRYRRPIVTNIWSAPIDVFDRHLYQKGGLTLHALRSHLGDDAFWRGIAHYLERMRGKGAETRDLMRAIEDATGRSLEAFFDQWVMKPGHPQLEISGEHESGVFKLTVVQAQAKGHEPHPLFSFDLPVIVVTDEGSEEHRVPVSKQRETFALKCASAPKMVIVDPGSSVHGTVDNRLSTALLAEQLVKATSAQPRWRAARALGKRNEPRAVAALAKGLAAADAFWAVRAECASALGEQRTEDALRALLAGVSDASPKVRRAVAAALGRFRAITQGDLGSRAADALVAWIERGDRSYLVESETRRALGRTRDPRAFDVLAKRLAEDGVSWADVVRQGSVDGLAATRDPRSLTLLAEVLGDEQAPGVRRSALGALGRAREIVDEGPITVRVREAIEQTMTTFDPGVRIAACRALVALRDPAGSGAIARLVDRDLDGRVRRQARESLRDLRDRSARGKEVSTLRDELERVRGELRELRDKVGVIDVRVRDANGAAKPAPETKTEKPAS